A part of Bacteroidia bacterium genomic DNA contains:
- the katG gene encoding catalase/peroxidase HPI, with protein MENNPHKTTSTNGESKCPFSGGALRYTAGSGTSNRDWWPNQLKLNILRQNSSLSNPMDEGFNYAEAFKSLDLDAVKQDLFDLMTTSQSWWPADYGHYGPFFIRMAWHSAGTYRIADGRGGAGSGTQRFAPLNSWPDNANLDKARLLLWPVKQKYGNKISWADLMILAGNCALESMGFETFGFAGGREDVWEPEEDIYWGAESEWLGDKRYTGDRELENPLGAVQMGLIYVNPEGPNGNPDPLAAARDIRETFGRMAMNDEETVALIAGGHTFGKTHGAADPNQYVGREPAGATIEEQSLGWRNSFGSGNGAYTITSGLEGAWTTTPTKWSNNFFENLFGFEWELTKSPAGAQQWTPKGGAGAGTVPDAHDSSKSHAPFMLTTDLALRMDPVYEKISRRFYENPDEFADAFARAWYKLTHRDMGPIARYLGKEVPAEVLIWQDPVPAVNHKLIDDQDIASLKGKILASGLSVSQLVSTAWASASTFRGSDKRGGANGARIALAPQKDWEVNHPGLLATVLEKLGDIQKEFNSAQSGGKQVSLADLIVLGGCAGIELAAKKAGHEVTVPFTPGRTDATQAQTDVESFAVLEPAADGFRNYLKSKHRAPAEEMLVDKAQLLTLTAPEMTVLVGGMRVLNTNFGHSRHGVFTKRPEVLTNDFFVNLLDLGTTWKATSDSQDVFEGRDRATGEVKWTGSRVDLIFGSNSELRAIAEVYGSADSQAKFVKDFVAAWNKVMNLDRFDLA; from the coding sequence ATGGAAAATAACCCACATAAGACAACCTCAACCAACGGAGAAAGCAAGTGCCCGTTTTCTGGTGGAGCACTCAGGTACACCGCCGGCTCAGGCACATCAAACCGCGACTGGTGGCCCAATCAGTTGAAACTGAACATCCTGCGTCAAAACTCTTCCCTGTCCAATCCGATGGACGAAGGGTTTAACTACGCTGAAGCGTTTAAGAGCCTGGATCTCGATGCTGTGAAGCAGGATCTCTTCGATCTGATGACCACCTCCCAAAGCTGGTGGCCTGCCGACTACGGTCATTATGGGCCATTTTTTATTCGTATGGCATGGCATAGTGCAGGTACTTACCGTATCGCCGATGGCCGCGGAGGAGCAGGCTCTGGTACCCAGCGCTTCGCGCCACTCAACAGTTGGCCTGACAATGCCAACCTCGACAAAGCGCGTTTGCTGCTCTGGCCGGTCAAACAAAAATACGGCAATAAAATATCGTGGGCCGACCTGATGATCCTCGCAGGTAACTGTGCGCTAGAATCAATGGGCTTTGAGACCTTCGGTTTTGCAGGTGGTCGTGAGGATGTATGGGAACCCGAGGAAGACATCTACTGGGGTGCTGAAAGCGAATGGCTCGGAGACAAACGTTACACCGGCGACCGGGAACTCGAAAACCCGCTGGGCGCCGTTCAGATGGGTCTGATTTATGTAAATCCTGAAGGCCCTAACGGAAACCCTGATCCGCTTGCAGCCGCCCGCGACATTCGCGAGACTTTTGGCCGCATGGCAATGAATGACGAAGAAACCGTAGCCCTGATTGCAGGCGGTCATACTTTTGGCAAAACCCATGGCGCGGCCGATCCCAACCAATACGTGGGACGCGAACCCGCAGGCGCGACTATCGAAGAGCAAAGCCTTGGTTGGAGAAATTCCTTTGGCAGCGGTAATGGCGCCTATACAATTACCAGCGGACTGGAAGGTGCATGGACTACCACGCCGACAAAATGGAGCAACAACTTTTTTGAAAATCTGTTTGGCTTCGAATGGGAACTGACAAAAAGCCCTGCCGGTGCACAACAGTGGACACCCAAAGGCGGTGCCGGTGCTGGTACAGTACCTGATGCACACGATTCGTCAAAAAGCCACGCGCCATTTATGCTCACGACTGACCTCGCGCTTAGGATGGATCCTGTCTATGAGAAAATCTCCAGACGTTTTTACGAAAATCCTGATGAATTTGCAGATGCATTCGCACGTGCTTGGTACAAACTGACGCACCGCGATATGGGGCCCATTGCCCGCTACCTCGGCAAGGAAGTTCCTGCGGAAGTACTGATCTGGCAGGACCCCGTACCGGCAGTTAATCATAAACTGATCGACGATCAAGATATTGCCTCTCTGAAAGGCAAAATTCTTGCCTCAGGCCTGTCTGTGTCTCAGCTGGTATCTACCGCATGGGCATCTGCATCCACTTTCCGCGGTTCTGACAAACGCGGTGGCGCCAACGGCGCACGTATTGCGCTTGCTCCGCAAAAGGATTGGGAAGTCAACCACCCGGGCCTGCTGGCAACTGTATTGGAAAAACTTGGTGACATTCAAAAAGAATTTAACAGCGCGCAGTCCGGCGGTAAGCAGGTTTCTCTCGCCGATCTGATCGTGCTGGGCGGATGTGCAGGTATTGAGCTGGCGGCAAAAAAAGCGGGGCATGAGGTTACAGTACCTTTTACCCCCGGACGTACAGACGCTACGCAGGCGCAAACCGACGTGGAATCATTTGCCGTGCTCGAACCGGCAGCAGATGGTTTCCGCAATTATCTGAAGTCCAAACACCGCGCTCCTGCTGAAGAAATGCTGGTGGACAAAGCGCAACTACTGACGCTGACAGCGCCCGAAATGACCGTGCTCGTAGGCGGTATGCGTGTCCTGAACACCAATTTTGGCCATTCCCGCCATGGGGTATTTACCAAACGTCCCGAAGTGCTGACCAACGACTTCTTTGTCAATCTGCTCGATCTGGGTACAACCTGGAAAGCGACTTCAGATTCACAGGATGTATTTGAAGGTCGCGATCGCGCTACAGGCGAAGTAAAATGGACAGGATCACGGGTTGACCTTATCTTTGGCTCTAACTCTGAGCTGAGAGCTATCGCAGAAGTCTATGGAAGCGCAGACTCTCAGGCAAAGTTTGTGAAGGATTTTGTCGCTGCATGGAACAAAGTAATGAATCTGGATCGCTTTGATCTGGCTTGA
- a CDS encoding PD-(D/E)XK nuclease family transposase: protein MGTIRPLQEKVFGKLFEAAEIARFTPEEKDAYEESLKYYRDLKNVVDTSRAEGLLEGMEKGMEKGMEKGMEKGMEKGIEKGMEKGKISVAIELKKNQVPIEIIMKSTGLSREEIEKL from the coding sequence ATGGGCACAATAAGACCCTTACAGGAAAAAGTATTTGGGAAATTATTTGAAGCAGCAGAGATAGCCCGGTTTACCCCTGAAGAGAAGGATGCCTATGAGGAGAGCTTAAAATACTATCGAGATTTGAAGAATGTCGTTGATACCTCTCGGGCAGAAGGTCTTTTAGAGGGAATGGAAAAAGGAATGGAAAAAGGAATGGAGAAAGGAATGGAGAAAGGAATGGAAAAAGGAATTGAAAAAGGAATGGAGAAAGGGAAAATTTCAGTAGCGATAGAGTTAAAGAAGAATCAGGTTCCCATTGAAATAATCATGAAGTCAACAGGACTTTCCCGTGAAGAAATTGAAAAACTGTAA
- a CDS encoding serine hydrolase domain-containing protein codes for MVQYSDYNVEIGQSQKLVVDLMQEKNIPGLSIAVATKNDILWTEGFGFADLENKTPVKINSKFRIGSISKTLSALAIGKLIDNGQLKLSDYVQDYVPYFPEKKYPVTVGQLAAHTAGIRHYNFQNGEHLSDKNYKTVEESIGVFKDDALLFEPGTKYSYSTYGYVLLSAVIEGASKMNFIDFMDDSILTPLNLKNTVPDYNSEIVENRTRFYYESNGKIVNGQYVDNSNIWAGGGYLSTSYDLVLMSQYLLNNQFLKPSTIEKLWTPIPLSNGQKTNYGIGWRQDKDSLGRIYVHHGGLSMGGRSFLLVYPEEGLAIAMTSNLSTDFDQTFVLKIAEIFMK; via the coding sequence ATGGTGCAATACTCAGATTATAATGTTGAAATTGGTCAATCTCAAAAACTTGTCGTCGACTTGATGCAGGAAAAAAATATTCCTGGTCTTTCCATCGCTGTGGCGACAAAGAATGACATTTTGTGGACAGAGGGCTTTGGATTTGCAGACCTGGAGAATAAAACCCCTGTAAAAATTAATTCAAAATTTCGGATAGGAAGTATATCTAAAACACTGTCTGCTTTGGCAATTGGTAAGCTCATCGATAACGGTCAATTAAAGTTATCAGATTATGTTCAGGATTATGTGCCCTACTTTCCTGAAAAAAAATATCCGGTTACTGTTGGTCAATTAGCAGCACATACTGCAGGTATTAGACATTACAATTTTCAAAATGGAGAACATCTGAGTGATAAAAATTATAAAACAGTAGAAGAAAGCATAGGTGTTTTCAAAGATGATGCATTACTGTTTGAACCAGGGACAAAATATAGCTATTCTACCTACGGTTATGTACTACTGAGTGCCGTAATTGAAGGAGCATCAAAGATGAATTTCATAGATTTTATGGATGACAGTATTCTTACACCTCTGAATTTGAAAAATACTGTGCCTGATTATAATAGTGAAATTGTTGAAAATCGGACAAGGTTTTATTATGAATCAAATGGAAAAATAGTTAATGGCCAGTACGTCGATAATTCAAACATCTGGGCAGGTGGCGGTTATCTTTCCACATCTTATGATCTTGTTTTAATGTCTCAATACTTACTGAACAATCAATTTCTTAAACCATCGACAATTGAAAAATTATGGACACCAATACCTTTGTCGAATGGACAAAAAACAAACTATGGCATAGGTTGGCGGCAAGACAAAGACAGTTTAGGACGAATATATGTTCATCACGGTGGGCTTTCAATGGGGGGGCGCTCTTTTTTGTTGGTTTATCCGGAGGAAGGCTTAGCAATTGCAATGACGAGTAATTTAAGTACAGATTTTGACCAAACTTTTGTACTTAAAATAGCAGAAATATTTATGAAATGA
- a CDS encoding alpha-amylase family glycosyl hydrolase, which yields MNRFSFFILLLILSVGCRQTPSDKETTTLPTTSEKQTFPTKLSGSTIYEVNIRQYTPEGTFNAFAEHLPRLKKLGVDVLWLMPIHPISKTNRKGTLGSYYAPSDYTAVNPEFGTIEDFKSLLKKAHDMGFYLILDWVPNHTGRDHIWVTEHPEYYIRNEKGEVIYESMSPTDVWWDTALLDNKNPDTRKSMIAAMRFWVELGIDGFRLDHGCGDKIPLYLWEEARAALDPVRDLFWLAECGHETFILDGSYADEYEYLMREVVKGEKNANDLSEWIDNDMFRYGRTAYRMTYTSNHDLNSWNGTTSERFGEGAKTFQTLVFTAYGFPLILNGQEAGLSKRLEFFEKDPIDWGDSMAYQPFYQSLVKLRKENPAIWAGDAGGFPVPIEENENVMGFVREVEGNRVIGIFNLSAENQTVEITNEHAYGTYTDYFSGKEYNISNNPLTLKPWEYLVFTK from the coding sequence ATGAACCGCTTTTCATTCTTTATTCTACTACTAATTCTATCAGTTGGCTGCCGGCAAACCCCATCCGACAAGGAAACGACGACTCTGCCCACTACCTCTGAGAAGCAGACGTTCCCCACCAAATTGTCCGGATCGACCATCTATGAGGTAAATATAAGGCAATATACTCCCGAAGGTACCTTCAATGCATTCGCCGAACACCTGCCCAGACTGAAAAAATTGGGCGTGGATGTGCTTTGGCTTATGCCCATTCACCCCATAAGCAAAACAAATAGAAAAGGAACCCTGGGCAGCTACTATGCACCTTCTGACTATACTGCCGTGAACCCTGAATTTGGGACGATAGAGGATTTCAAATCGCTCCTCAAAAAAGCGCACGATATGGGCTTTTACCTGATTCTTGACTGGGTACCCAATCACACTGGAAGAGATCATATTTGGGTAACTGAACATCCGGAATACTATATCAGGAATGAAAAAGGCGAAGTGATCTACGAATCTATGAGCCCTACGGATGTTTGGTGGGACACCGCACTTCTGGATAATAAAAACCCTGACACGCGTAAATCGATGATAGCTGCCATGCGTTTCTGGGTAGAATTGGGTATTGATGGTTTCAGACTGGATCATGGGTGTGGGGATAAAATACCATTGTATCTCTGGGAGGAAGCGAGGGCTGCTTTGGACCCTGTCAGAGATCTGTTCTGGTTAGCGGAATGTGGACATGAAACTTTTATTCTTGATGGGAGCTACGCCGATGAGTATGAATATTTGATGAGAGAAGTTGTGAAAGGTGAAAAAAACGCCAATGATCTGTCGGAGTGGATAGACAATGATATGTTCAGATATGGTCGTACGGCTTACCGAATGACTTATACTTCCAACCACGATCTCAACTCCTGGAATGGTACCACGTCTGAAAGATTTGGGGAAGGTGCCAAAACATTCCAGACGCTTGTTTTTACCGCTTATGGTTTTCCCCTGATCCTCAATGGTCAGGAAGCCGGCCTTTCAAAAAGACTGGAATTTTTCGAAAAAGACCCTATCGACTGGGGTGACTCAATGGCTTATCAGCCTTTCTACCAGTCCCTGGTGAAACTCAGGAAAGAAAACCCGGCGATCTGGGCGGGCGATGCAGGAGGATTTCCCGTACCAATTGAAGAAAATGAAAACGTAATGGGCTTTGTTCGCGAGGTAGAGGGCAATCGCGTAATTGGCATCTTCAACCTTTCTGCAGAAAATCAAACCGTTGAAATTACCAATGAGCATGCCTACGGCACGTATACTGATTATTTTTCAGGTAAGGAATATAATATCAGCAATAACCCGCTAACGCTAAAACCCTGGGAATACCTCGTATTTACTAAGTAA
- a CDS encoding DUF1697 domain-containing protein has product METWIALLRGINVGGNHIVPMKELTKLLESEGFTHVKTYIQSGNVVFQSPTKPEDEVGRVIEERFGFKPYVFILSKNELAQAVANNPYKTSEGKTVHFFFCDKVPQDVNYELLDSLKIESEAYMLIDQVLYLHTPDGIGRSKLVEKMGKAFPAVTMTARNLNTINKLMEMVL; this is encoded by the coding sequence ATGGAAACCTGGATTGCATTATTACGAGGCATTAATGTGGGTGGCAATCATATTGTCCCCATGAAAGAGCTCACCAAACTGTTGGAATCGGAAGGTTTTACTCATGTGAAAACATATATTCAGAGCGGCAATGTCGTTTTTCAAAGTCCGACAAAACCGGAAGATGAAGTGGGTCGCGTGATAGAAGAAAGATTTGGCTTCAAACCTTATGTATTCATTTTAAGCAAGAACGAACTCGCGCAGGCGGTGGCCAACAACCCCTATAAAACCAGCGAAGGCAAAACCGTTCATTTTTTCTTTTGCGACAAAGTGCCGCAGGATGTTAATTACGAGTTGCTGGATTCCCTCAAAATAGAATCAGAGGCCTATATGCTGATAGATCAGGTATTATATCTTCATACTCCGGATGGCATTGGCCGCTCAAAACTGGTGGAAAAAATGGGAAAAGCATTTCCGGCAGTTACCATGACTGCAAGAAATCTCAACACCATCAACAAACTGATGGAAATGGTTTTATAA
- a CDS encoding alpha/beta hydrolase-fold protein translates to MKRLLISIAAMIFVSAYSQNAEKPAPIGFDTLRADIAHGQIDTITYSSKTVGNNRRALIYTPPGYTKKKNYPVLYLLHGIGGDEKEWLNGGQPQVILDNLYAENKLEPMIVVMPNGRAMKDDRATGNIFDSLKVQAFANFEKDLLYDLIPYIEKKYPVLADREHRAIAGLSMGGGQSLNFGLGNLDKFAWVGGFSSAPNTKTPEELVPNPEEAKQKLKLLWISCGASDRLIGFSKRTHDYLEKNHVPHIYFIEPGVHDFKVWKNGLYMFSQLIFKPVDITSFSQYPVAGAPAATNVRSAKYPQILPDNRVIFSMKAPDAKKVQIDLGRKYDLVKDAEGNWTVTTDSIGEGFHYYSLLIDGVAVADPASETFYGMGRMASGIEIPFAGGEYYALRDVPHGDIRIKNYYSSVTRSWRQMYIYTPPGYDANVNEAYPVLYILHGGGEDERGWATQGKTDLILDNLIAADKAKPMLVVMPDANFNSGGSPFGESGLKVFESELKQVIIPFVEKNYRTLGDSQNRALAGLSMGGLHTLYTGIKNTDMFSYLGVFSSGWIVPRQNGIAEVQYDFMKNNATMINSNLKSFWIAMGGKEDIAYKNCQLMLGKLDEMAIKYTYSEYPGGHTWPVWRNNLYQFAPLLFK, encoded by the coding sequence ATGAAACGGCTACTGATATCTATTGCAGCCATGATTTTTGTATCAGCATACAGCCAAAATGCTGAAAAACCAGCCCCAATCGGTTTTGATACCCTTCGTGCAGATATTGCGCATGGCCAAATTGATACCATCACCTATTCTTCCAAAACGGTGGGCAATAACCGCAGGGCATTAATTTACACCCCTCCGGGCTATACAAAAAAGAAAAATTACCCCGTACTGTACCTCCTGCACGGCATCGGCGGCGATGAAAAGGAATGGCTCAATGGCGGCCAGCCGCAGGTGATACTCGACAATTTATACGCAGAAAACAAACTTGAGCCGATGATCGTGGTGATGCCCAATGGCCGTGCGATGAAAGACGACAGGGCAACCGGCAATATCTTTGACAGCCTGAAAGTACAGGCATTCGCCAATTTCGAAAAAGACCTGCTTTATGACCTTATCCCTTATATTGAAAAAAAATATCCTGTATTAGCAGACCGCGAACATCGCGCTATTGCGGGTTTGTCAATGGGAGGCGGTCAATCGCTGAATTTTGGTCTGGGTAATCTGGATAAGTTTGCATGGGTGGGTGGTTTTTCTTCTGCCCCCAATACAAAAACGCCGGAAGAATTGGTGCCCAATCCTGAAGAAGCAAAACAGAAACTCAAACTGCTTTGGATATCGTGCGGTGCCAGCGACCGATTAATCGGTTTCAGCAAAAGAACCCACGACTATCTGGAAAAAAACCATGTTCCGCATATCTATTTTATTGAGCCGGGCGTACATGATTTTAAAGTCTGGAAAAACGGGCTTTATATGTTCTCTCAATTGATTTTTAAACCGGTAGATATTACCTCATTCTCCCAATACCCTGTTGCCGGGGCACCTGCTGCTACGAATGTGAGGTCTGCAAAGTATCCGCAGATATTGCCAGACAACCGGGTAATCTTCAGCATGAAAGCGCCCGATGCCAAAAAGGTGCAGATCGATCTGGGCAGAAAATATGATTTGGTAAAAGACGCAGAAGGCAACTGGACAGTAACCACAGATTCTATTGGCGAAGGGTTTCACTATTATTCTTTGCTCATCGACGGTGTGGCGGTTGCAGACCCTGCAAGCGAGACCTTTTATGGTATGGGAAGAATGGCAAGTGGAATTGAGATTCCCTTTGCCGGGGGTGAATATTATGCGCTGAGAGATGTGCCTCACGGTGATATCAGGATCAAAAACTATTATTCCTCCGTCACCCGTTCATGGCGCCAGATGTACATTTATACCCCGCCGGGCTATGATGCTAATGTAAACGAAGCTTATCCTGTCCTCTACATATTACATGGCGGTGGAGAAGATGAAAGAGGTTGGGCTACCCAGGGGAAAACCGATCTTATTCTCGATAATCTGATTGCCGCAGACAAAGCCAAACCCATGCTAGTGGTAATGCCAGACGCCAATTTCAACAGCGGGGGATCTCCGTTTGGGGAGTCCGGATTGAAAGTATTTGAGTCAGAATTGAAGCAGGTGATCATACCTTTTGTCGAAAAAAATTATCGTACGTTGGGCGATTCGCAAAACAGAGCGCTTGCCGGTTTATCGATGGGAGGGCTTCATACGCTTTATACTGGTATAAAAAACACAGACATGTTTTCATACCTCGGTGTGTTTAGTTCGGGCTGGATCGTCCCCAGGCAAAACGGCATTGCAGAAGTACAGTACGACTTCATGAAAAACAATGCTACGATGATCAACAGTAATCTCAAATCATTCTGGATTGCGATGGGCGGCAAAGAAGATATTGCCTACAAAAACTGCCAGCTTATGCTCGGAAAGTTGGATGAAATGGCGATCAAATACACCTATTCTGAATACCCCGGAGGCCATACCTGGCCGGTTTGGAGGAATAATCTGTATCAATTTGCCCCGCTGTTGTTTAAATAG
- a CDS encoding glycoside hydrolase 43 family protein — translation MNFHLAPIHFRNMKKSGTFILLVYVFLSSIHLMAQKVHSDNGDGTYTNPVIPADFPDPDVIRVGDTYYMVSTTMFVFPGVTILKSHDLVNWEYCSNAVPRFDFSKCYDLDSCSRYGHGQWATSLKYHNGKFYLLFITLDEGGFMCTATNAEGPWEITHLPRGYYDPGLFFDDDGKMYVAMGYNKISIIEVDSNLAPIGPDSLVYTGDIRRGLEGAHVYKINGYYYLYCTYGGLDGIQVALRSRNIYGPYEQKVVIRDTTPGVTFGIHQGALIQTQTGEWWTMLFVDSGSFGRFPSLQPVTWVDDWPMVGVDGKAVITYKKPDVGKTYPVTTFPTADEFGEQNLGMQWGWNHNPDPENWSLSKRPGYLRLTTAKVVSNLTEARNTLTQRPFAKYDQTIPTVAVTKMEIDNMKDGDVAGLAVFQDPYAYIGVKQTNGSRYIVMVNNGQVVDSVSTRKSTIYLRTTASNATAKASFEYSFNNKKFTPLGDALTMRFNLKVFTGNKFCLFNYATKQTGGYVDFDWFR, via the coding sequence ATGAATTTCCATTTAGCGCCCATTCACTTTCGAAATATGAAAAAAAGCGGGACTTTCATCCTATTGGTCTATGTGTTTTTGTCATCGATACATTTGATGGCGCAAAAAGTACACAGCGATAATGGAGACGGAACATACACCAACCCCGTGATTCCTGCTGATTTTCCCGACCCCGACGTAATCCGGGTAGGGGATACCTACTATATGGTGAGTACTACCATGTTTGTTTTCCCGGGCGTAACCATCCTCAAATCGCACGACCTGGTGAACTGGGAATACTGCAGCAATGCCGTACCCCGGTTTGATTTTAGCAAATGTTATGATCTCGACAGTTGCAGCCGCTACGGGCACGGGCAATGGGCTACCAGCCTGAAATATCACAACGGAAAGTTCTATTTGCTGTTTATCACCCTGGATGAAGGCGGATTTATGTGTACCGCCACAAATGCGGAGGGGCCGTGGGAGATCACTCACTTGCCCAGAGGATACTATGATCCGGGGTTATTTTTTGACGATGATGGAAAAATGTATGTAGCCATGGGTTATAATAAAATATCCATTATAGAAGTCGATTCAAACCTTGCTCCCATAGGGCCTGACTCGCTGGTATATACAGGAGATATTCGCAGAGGACTTGAAGGGGCACACGTGTACAAAATCAATGGTTACTACTATTTGTATTGCACGTATGGCGGACTGGACGGGATACAGGTCGCGCTGCGTTCCAGAAATATTTATGGACCCTACGAGCAAAAAGTGGTGATCAGAGACACTACCCCGGGCGTAACATTTGGCATCCATCAGGGGGCTCTGATACAAACGCAGACCGGCGAATGGTGGACCATGCTTTTTGTTGACAGTGGGTCTTTTGGCCGTTTTCCTTCCCTGCAACCGGTCACCTGGGTTGATGACTGGCCCATGGTCGGCGTTGACGGGAAAGCCGTGATTACTTACAAAAAACCCGATGTCGGGAAAACATATCCAGTCACAACATTTCCCACCGCAGATGAATTTGGTGAACAAAACCTGGGCATGCAGTGGGGATGGAACCACAACCCCGACCCCGAAAACTGGTCGCTCAGCAAAAGACCGGGTTATTTAAGATTGACGACAGCCAAAGTAGTGTCAAATCTCACCGAAGCGCGAAACACACTCACCCAAAGACCCTTTGCCAAATACGACCAGACGATCCCGACCGTAGCGGTAACGAAGATGGAAATTGACAATATGAAAGATGGAGATGTGGCGGGATTGGCTGTATTTCAGGATCCGTATGCCTATATTGGCGTAAAACAAACAAATGGCTCCAGGTACATTGTGATGGTGAATAACGGCCAGGTAGTTGACTCCGTGAGCACCCGTAAATCCACCATATATCTGCGGACGACCGCTTCCAATGCCACAGCGAAAGCAAGTTTTGAGTACAGTTTTAACAATAAAAAATTCACGCCTTTGGGCGATGCGTTAACCATGCGGTTTAATTTGAAGGTCTTCACAGGGAACAAATTCTGCCTTTTCAACTATGCCACCAAGCAGACCGGCGGGTACGTGGATTTTGACTGGTTTCGGTAA
- a CDS encoding LamG-like jellyroll fold domain-containing protein: MKKIYFKVGLVCLFSGHILAQDCIIADYQFNANAQDTSGNNYHGIVNGATLTNDRNGNANGAYFFDGTGSYIELNSNNPIILTTTFTIAAWGRIDGQGGGTFNESHIFIQRKNTTGSTSAIGFKAKNSSGNIELAVRTTGNSVENIEYAAPSSGNWNHFVAVCTGDSLKLYLNGLFVAGKLFSQGGGDVTDIDYVDIGRAYYSGSLYGAFYGAMDDVKIYDCALTNREVLNLYSTGEHIDGIEKLFSVFPNPTTDKIKITSYYPSQKIKMALYNSLGQELQINVENNTIDLSAFDKGIYYLLITDKKGDIQVTKKVMKI; the protein is encoded by the coding sequence ATGAAAAAGATATACTTTAAAGTTGGACTGGTATGTTTATTCAGTGGACATATTCTGGCACAAGACTGTATAATAGCCGATTACCAGTTTAATGCAAATGCCCAGGATACAAGCGGAAATAATTATCATGGGATTGTTAACGGCGCTACTTTGACTAATGACAGAAATGGAAATGCTAATGGTGCTTACTTTTTTGATGGTACCGGCTCTTATATTGAGTTGAACAGCAATAATCCTATCATCTTAACCACCACCTTTACGATTGCTGCATGGGGCAGGATAGATGGACAAGGCGGGGGAACATTTAATGAAAGTCATATCTTTATTCAAAGAAAAAATACAACTGGCAGCACTTCAGCTATAGGATTTAAGGCAAAAAACAGCTCAGGAAATATTGAATTGGCAGTGAGAACCACAGGGAATAGTGTCGAAAATATTGAATATGCAGCACCTTCATCGGGTAATTGGAACCATTTTGTTGCGGTATGTACTGGCGATTCCCTGAAGCTCTACTTAAATGGTTTGTTTGTTGCCGGCAAACTGTTTTCTCAGGGAGGAGGTGATGTTACTGATATTGATTATGTGGATATTGGGCGAGCTTACTACTCGGGGTCTCTGTATGGCGCATTTTATGGCGCAATGGATGATGTTAAAATTTACGATTGTGCTTTGACTAATAGAGAAGTACTTAATCTTTATTCAACTGGAGAACATATTGATGGAATAGAAAAATTATTTTCAGTATTCCCCAATCCCACTACAGATAAAATAAAAATCACAAGCTATTATCCATCCCAGAAGATTAAAATGGCTTTATACAATTCATTAGGACAGGAATTGCAAATCAATGTGGAAAATAATACGATTGATTTATCTGCCTTTGATAAAGGGATATATTATCTACTAATCACTGATAAGAAGGGGGATATTCAGGTAACTAAAAAAGTAATGAAAATTTAA